A genome region from Populus alba chromosome 3, ASM523922v2, whole genome shotgun sequence includes the following:
- the LOC118054544 gene encoding chalcone synthase 1-like, with amino-acid sequence MVTVDEIRKSQRAEGPATIMAIGTSTPPNCVDQSTYPDYYFRITNSEHKAELKEKFKRMCEKSMIKKRYMYLTEEILKENPDVCAYMAPSLDARQDMVVVEVPKLGKEAATKAIKEWGQSKSKITHLVFCTTSGVDMPGADYQLTKLLGLRPSVKRFMMYQQGCFAGGTVLRLAKDLAENNKGARVLVVCSEITAVTFRGPSDTHLDSLVGQALFGDGAAALIIGSDPVVGVEKPLFELVSAAQTILPDSDGAIDGHLREVGLTFHLLKDVPGLISKNVEKSLTEAFKPLGIADWNSLFWIAHPGGPAILDQVEAKLGLKPEKLRATRHVLSEYGNMSSACVLFILDEMRKKSAEDGLQSTGEGLEWGVLFGFGPGLTVETVVLHSVAPTI; translated from the exons atggtGACCGTTGATGAAATTCGGAAGTCGCAACGGGCGGAGGGCCCTGCCACCATCATGGCCATAGGAACATCAACCCCTCCAAACTGTGTTGATCAAAGCACGTATCCTGACTATTATTTTCGCATCACAAACAGTGAGCATAAGGCGGAGcttaaagaaaaattcaagcGAATGT GCGAGAAGTCCATGATCAAGAAGCGGTACATGTACTTGACGGAGGAGATCTTGAAAGAAAATCCTGATGTGTGTGCCTACATGGCACCTTCACTGGATGCCAGGCAAGatatggtggtggtggaggtacCGAAGTTAGGCAAAGAAGCAGCTACCAAGGCTATCAAGGAATGGGGACAGTCCAAGTCCAAAATAACCCATCTAGTGTTTTGCACAACCAGTGGCGTGGACATGCCCGGAGCTGACTATCAGCTCACTAAGCTTTTAGGCCTCCGCCCATCGGTCAAACGTTTCATGATGTATCAACAAGGTTGTTTCGCTGGTGGCACGGTGCTCCGCCTCGCTAAGGACCTCGCCGAAAACAACAAAGGTGCTCGTGTGCTAGTCGTGTGCTCTGAAATAACAGCCGTGACATTTCGGGGCCCCAGCGATACCCATCTTGATAGCCTTGTCGGTCAAGCATTGTTCGGCGATGGCGCTGCTGCTCTCATAATAGGCTCTGACCCGGTGGTCGGAGTCGAGAAGCCTTTATTCGAGCTAGTCTCTGCAGCCCAAACTATTCTACCCGACAGCGATGGGGCTATAGATGGACATCTCCGTGAAGTCGGGCTTACATTTCACCTCCTCAAGGATGTTCCCGGGCTTATTTCAAAGAATGTTGAGAAGAGCCTAACGGAGGCGTTCAAGCCTCTGGGCATCGCGGACTGGAACTCCCTTTTCTGGATAGCGCACCCTGGTGGACCAGCCATTCTAGACCAGGTGGAGGCTAAGCTGGGGCTGAAACCCGAGAAACTGCGAGCCACTAGACACGTGCTGAGCGAGTACGGAAATATGTCGAGTGCATGTGTGTTGTTTATTCTGGATGAGATGAGAAAGAAATCTGCTGAGGATGGGCTTCAATCTACTGGAGAAGGGCTGGAATGGGGTGTGCTTTTTGGGTTTGGGCCTGGTCTTACTGTTGAGACTGTGGTGCTCCACAGCGTGGCCCCAACAATCTAG
- the LOC118054546 gene encoding chalcone synthase 1-like, translating into MVTVDEVRKGQRAEGPATIMAIGTSTPPNCVEQSTYPDYYFRITNSEHKAELKEKFKRMCEKSMIKKRYMYLTEEILKENPDVCAYMAPSLDARQDMVVVEVPKLGKEAATKAIKEWGQSKSKITHLVFCTTSGVDMPGADYQLTKLLGLRPSVKRFMMYQQGCFAGGTVLRLAKDLAENNKGARVLVVCSEITAVTFRGPSDTHLDSLVGQALFGDGAAALIIGSDPVVGVEKPLFELVSAAQTILPDSDGAIDGHLREVGLTFHLLKDVPGLISKNVEKSLTEAFKPLGISDWNSLFWIAHPGGPAILDQVEAKLGLKPEKLRATRHVLSEYGNMSSACVLFILDEMRRKSAEDGLQSTGEGLEWGVLFGFGPGLTVETVVLHSVATRV; encoded by the exons ATGGTGACCGTCGATGAGGTTCGGAAGGGGCAACGGGCAGAGGGTCCTGCCACGATCATGGCCATCGGAACATCAACCCCTCCGAACTGTGTTGAGCAAAGCACCTACCCTGACTACTACTTTCGCATCACAAACAGTGAGCATAAGGCGGAacttaaagaaaaattcaagcGAATGT GCGAGAAGTCCATGATCAAGAAGCGGTACATGTACTTGACGGAGGAGATCTTGAAAGAAAATCCTGATGTGTGTGCCTACATGGCACCTTCACTGGATGCCAGGCAAGatatggtggtggtggaggtacCGAAGTTAGGCAAAGAAGCAGCTACCAAGGCTATCAAGGAATGGGGACAGTCCAAGTCCAAAATAACTCATCTAGTGTTTTGCACAACCAGTGGCGTGGACATGCCCGGAGCTGACTATCAGCTCACTAAGCTTTTAGGCCTCCGCCCATCGGTCAAACGTTTCATGATGTATCAACAAGGTTGTTTCGCTGGTGGCACGGTGCTCCGCCTCGCTAAGGACCTCGCCGAGAACAACAAAGGTGCTCGTGTGCTAGTCGTGTGCTCTGAAATAACAGCCGTGACATTTCGGGGGCCCAGCGATACCCATCTTGATAGCCTTGTCGGTCAAGCATTGTTCGGCGATGGCGCTGCTGCTCTCATAATAGGCTCTGACCCGGTGGTCGGAGTAGAGAAGCCTTTATTCGAGCTAGTCTCTGCAGCCCAAACTATTCTACCCGACAGCGATGGGGCTATAGATGGACATCTCCGTGAAGTCGGGCTTACATTTCACCTCCTCAAGGATGTTCCCGGGCTTATTTCAAAGAATGTTGAGAAGAGCCTAACGGAGGCGTTCAAGCCTCTGGGCATCTCGGACTGGAACTCCCTTTTCTGGATAGCGCACCCTGGTGGACCAGCCATTCTAGACCAGGTGGAGGCTAAGCTGGGGCTGAAACCCGAGAAACTGCGAGCCACCAGACACGTGCTGAGCGAGTATGGAAACATGTCGAGTGCATGCGTGTTGTTTATTCTGGATGAGATGAGAAGGAAATCTGCTGAGGATGGGCTTCAATCTACTGGAGAAGGGCTGGAATGGGGTGTGCTTTTTGGGTTTGGGCCTGGGCTTACTGTTGAGACTGTGGTTCTCCACAGTGTGGCTACTCGAGTTTAG
- the LOC118054542 gene encoding dihydroxy-acid dehydratase, chloroplastic, translating to MQSTFVSPRATPLKPKTPFPTRLPHSSLRVKSQSVAVEPSQATSTVAQKLNKYSSRITEPKSQGGSQAILHGVGLSDDDMSKPQIGISSVWYEGNTCNMHLLKLSEAVKRGVEEAGMVGFRFNTIGVSDAISMGTRGMCYSLQSRDLIADSIETVMSAQWYDGNISIPGCDKNMPGTIMAMGRLNRPSIMVYGGTIKPGHFNGHTYDIISAFQVYGEYVSGSISDDERKNVVHNSCPGAGACGGMYTANTMASAIEAMGMSLPYSSSIPAENQLKLDECRLAGKYLLELLKMDLKPRDIITRKSLRNAMVIVMALGGSTNAVLHLIAIARSVGLELTLDDFQKVSDEVPFLADLKPSGKYVMEDVHKIGGTPAVLRYLLEHGFLDGDCLTVTGKTLAENVQNCPPLSEGQEIIRSLENPIKQTGHLQILRGNLAPEGSVAKITGKEGLYFSGPALVFEGEESMITAISEDPMSFKGKVVVIRGEGPKGGPGMPEMLTPTSAIMGAGLGKDCALLTDGRFSGGSHGFVAGHICPEAQEGGPIGLIRNGDVINVDVRERRIDVQLTDSELEERRKNWTPPPYKATRGVLYKYIKNVQSASEGCVTDE from the exons ATGCAATCCACCTTCGTTTCCCCACGCGCCACCCCTCTAAAACCCAAAACCCCATTCCCCACCCGCCTCCCTCACTCTTCTCTTCGCGTCAAATCCCAGTCTGTTGCCGTAGAACCGTCACAGGCAACAAGCACAGTAGCACAAAAGCTAAACAAGTACAGTTCCCGCATTACTGAACCCAAATCTCAAGGTGGGTCTCAAGCGATCCTTCATGGGGTTGGTTTATCGGATGATGACATGTCTAAGCCTCAGATAGGTATCTCTTCAGTTTGGTATGAAGGGAATACTTGTAACATGCACTTGCTGAAGCTATCAGAGGCTGTTAAAAGAGGGGTCGAAGAGGCAGGAATGGTTGGTTTCAGGTTTAATACAATTGGTGTCAGTGATGCTATTTCAATGGGGACTAGAGGGATGTGCTACAGCTTGCAAAGTAGAGACTTGATTGCTGATAGTATTGAGACTGTTATGAGTGCTCAATGGTATGATGGCAACATCTCCATTCCCGGCTGTGATAAAAAT ATGCCAGGTACAATCATGGCAATGGGGAGGCTGAATCGACCTAGCATCATGGTTTATGGTGGAACTATCAAG CCTGGTCATTTCAACGGTCATACTTATGATATTATATCTGCATTTCAG GTTTATGGAGAGTATGTAAGTGGATCTATTAGTGATGACGAAAGAAAAAATGTAGTTCATAATTCATGCCCTGGAGCAGGGGCATGTGGTGGAATGTATACAGCTAACACAATGGCTTCTGCTATTGAAGCCATGGGAATGTCTCTTCCCTACAG CTCTTCAATACCTGCTGAAAACCAATTGAAGTTGGATGAGTGCCGTTTAGCTGGAAAATATCTGCTAGAACTATTAAAGATGGACTTGAAACCACGAGACATTATCACTCGCAAGTCACTACGTAATGCAATGGTCATTGTCATGGCACTAGGCGGCTCTACTAATGCCGTGTTACACTTAATTGCAATTGCAAG GTCTGTTGGGTTGGAGTTAACCCTTGATGATTTTCAGAAGGTCAGTGATGAGGTTCCATTCCTTGCAGATCTGAAACCTAGTGGCAAATATGTTATGGAGGATGTGCATAAG ATTGGGGGAACACCTGCTGTCCTTCGCTACCTTTTGGAGCATGGTTTTCTGGACGGTGACTGTTTGACTG TCACTGGGAAGACATTGGCTGAAAATGTGCAAAATTGTCCACCATTGTCGGAGGGGCAG GAGATAATAAGATCATTGGAAAACCCTATTAAGCAAACAGGTCACCTCCAAATATTACGTGGAAATCTTGCACCAGAGGGTTCCGTAGCTAAAATTACTGGAAAAGAAGGGTTATATTTCTCTG GTCCTGCACTTGTATTTGAGGGAGAGGAATCTATGATCACAGCTATCTCTGAGGATCCCATGAGTTTTAAG GGAAAAGTAGTAGTTATTAGAGGAGAGGGGCCAAAAGGAGGACCGGGCATGCCTGAAATGCTAACACCAACAAGTGCTATAATGGGAGCAGGGCTTGGAAAG GACTGTGCATTGTTGACTGATGGTAGATTTTCAGGAGGTTCACATGGATTTGTTGCTGGTCACATATGCCCTGAAGCACAG GAAGGTGGTCCAATTGGTCTCATTAGAAATGGAGATGTCATTAATGTTGATGTCAGGGAGAGGAGAATAGATGTTCAGTTAACAGATTCCGAATTGGAAGAACGACGAAAGAATTGGACTCCGCCTCCATACAAGGCCACTCGAGGAGTTTTATACAAG TACATCAAGAACGTGCAATCTGCTTCAGAGGGATGTGTAACAGATGAATAG